The nucleotide window CAGTACTGCGACCAGCTCAAGCAGCTGGTTCAGGAGCTCAGCGAGCTCAGCGACAAGCTCACCTACGAGTTCCACGACTTCGACAGTGAGGAGGGCAGGAAGATAGCCGAGCAGTACAGGATCGACCGCGCCCCGGCCATCACACTCACTCAGGACGGCAAGGACATGGGCGTCAGGTTCTTCGGCCTTCCGGCCGGCCACGAGTTCGGCGCTTTCCTCGAGAGCATCGTTGATGTCAGCAACGCGACCACCGACCTGATGCCGGACAGTAAGGAGGAGCTGGCCAAGGTTGACAGGGACGTCAGGATACTCGTCTTCGTCACCCCGACCTGCCCGTACTGCCCGCTCGCCGTCAGGATGGCCCACAAGTTCGCCATCGAGAACACCAACGCCGGCAAGGGCAAGATACTCGGCGACATGGTCGAGGCCATCGAGTACCCCGAGTGGGCCGACAAGTACAGCGTCATGGCCGTGCCGAAGATCGTCATAATCGTTGATGGTGAGGACAAGGTTCAGTTCGAGGGTGCCTATCCCGAGAAGATGTTCATGGAGAAGCTCCTCGCGGCCCTCGAGTGAGGGTCCCGTTCTTTTCTCCGTTTTGGCCCTCCCAGATCCCTCCAGGGATGTTTTTTCATCTCCGTGTTAATGTGCGTCGCTCAGTGGGTGCGGCTTCGCACGGAAAAGTTATAAATCCCCCCATCCAGCCCATACCGGGGGAGCCAATGGGCATGAGAATCGGCGGTGTGAACGTTCATTTCAGCGGGGAACTTGACGATGGTTTTGAGAGGGCTTTCAATGTAGTTTTTGCGCGGCGTTATCTTCCAGATGTCGGGGAGAGCTCAGGGGAGCCTCACGTCGTGGTGGAGCGCTTTAAGGGCGACGAGTTCAGGGTCTTCAGTGCGGTCTATGACCACATGGGGCGCGACGAATACAAGATAGAATCACGCGTCCCGTCCGCCTACGGAAACGAGGCGCCCATCTTCTTCATACTCCAGGCATCCGCGAGGGCCGCGGCCAGGGCCGGCAGGATGTTCATAACTGACTCCGTGGGCGTCATGGCCTCCAACGGGAAGGCGGTGCTCTTCGTTGGCTATCCTCACACGGGGAAGAGCACCATGTCTGTTCTTGCAATGGCCAAAGGTCTGCCGGTCCTCAGCACGGAGAACACCGTCGTTGAGGTTCGCGACGGAAAGCTCTACATCGTCGGCGGAACCGAGGTCCTTGTCTATGACCCTCGAGTGGAGGGCATCTACGGCATTGAGGTGCCCTACGATGAGCAGACGAGAAGCGGTTACAGGATAACGGACCTCAGAAAGGACGCCGGCAGGAAGAGGCTCCTGGAGCGCGGCGTCGAGATCGACATGATAGTCCTCCTTCACGCGGCTTTCAACTGCATGGAGGCAAGCTTCTCCACGATAAAGGGCAGGAAGGTCAGGAAAACGCTCTGGTACTTCTCAACGGCCCTCATGAAAGGCCTCGACTACTACGAGCCTTCGCCCCTCCACGTCCCAATGAGCGACGAGATAAGCAGAAACCTGCGGCTGTTCCTCGAAACCGCCTCCGAGAACTACTCCGGCAGAATGTTCGAGGCCTTCGGAAACCACAGGGCTGTTTTCGAGAGGGTCTTTGAGATGGAGCTTGCGCAGAGGGAGTAGCTTCTGATCCTTTATTTTCAATTCTCCGGAAGCTTATTGTCCGGGGGACGTTCTGTCCCCATACTCCTCGAACTTAAACGCACGAGAAACCTCTAGAAGTCTCTGGAGTCTTATTGCAACATGTCGAGAGGCCGGCCCGCGTCAAACACTTTTATATCGAGTTTCAATTCTCCTAGAGTCTTATTGCAACCCCCTCTTGATTTCCCAAAGTTGGGGTCCGAGGAGTGGTTTCAATTCTCCTAGAGTCTTATTGCAACTTGTACACTAAAAAAGCCTTCTCGTGCCTTCTTTTTGCTCGTTTCAATTCTCCTAGAGTCTTATTGCAACTGGGTCTTCAGCGTCAGCGACCCGGAGTTGAGTATTCGTTTCAATTCTCCTAGAGTCTTATTGCAACTCCCACGCGTTTTGCCGATTTTGCTTGAGGATTTTCCAGTTTCAATTCTCCTAGAGTCTTATTGCAACAGGAGTGATAGGCATGGAGCACGTCGAGGAGGTCTTGTTTCAATTCTCCTAGAGTCTTATTGCAACAGTATTGAATATCGCGTTCCCAAGACCCTGTGAGGTGGGTTTCAATTCTCCTAGAGTCTTATTGCAACTTCAAAATGAACTGGAGGGAACTTCCGCGCTTTCTTACGTGTTTCAATTCTCCTAGAGTCTTATTGCAACCTATGGTGACTGGCGGGGTGGTTGCTTCGACTGGAGTGAGTTTCAATTCTCCTAGAGTCTTATTGCAACCGGTACTTCGACGCGGTAGAACTCGCGATAATCACTGTTTCAATTCTCCTAGAGTCTTATTGCAACATGAATTTCGACTTATTAAGCGCAAGCTCATCCATAACTGGTTTCAATTCTCCTAGAGTCTTATTGCAACTTTCTTGCCTTGTCAAGTTCTTCCAGAACGTCTCTGTTTCAATTCTCCTAGAGTCTTATTGCAACCGCTTGAACGTCGTCTATTCTGTCGACCCCACAGCTTGTTTCAATTCTCCTAGAGTCTTATTGCAACAACCTCGTCTACAGCCAGGCGTTTGACTTCGATTATGTTTCAATTCTCCTAGAGTCTTATTGCAACAGGCGGGGATTTTGCCCCGTTTTGCCTGTGTAGTCCTAAGAACCCCTCAATATTTAAACTTTTCTGGAAACCGCTGAAAAAGAAGCTCCGGAAAAGCCCGAATTTTAGGCTTCTAATTGGAAAACATAACAAAAAAGCTCACGAGAAAGTCCCGAAAACACAATGAACAAAAAAGTACAAAAGATTTCCCGGGACTTAAAAAGCCTTTAAAACCAGAAAAAAGGTCTGAAAGCAGACTAAAACCTGGAGGGGGTATTCTTAACAGGATTCCGGGTAAACCAGGCTGGGTGACAGGAGCGTTGAGAACTTCGAAAAAATTTCGTTACAATAGTACAAAGAATATAAAACAGGACGTAACAACATAAAAAGGCCAAAAATCGATTTCCCGGGCTATTGGGGGGCGGTTTTTTGGATTGAAAGGGAGGATAGGTACTATAAGTCCAATCAAAAGGGTATGAACGTGATAGAGCCGAAACCGTTAAATTTCCGTGCTCTAATTTATTGCTGGTGGTGGCGTGTACATAGTCATCGTCTACGACGTGAACGTGAGGCGCGTCAATAACGTCAAAAAGTTCCTGCGCCAGCACCTTCACTGGGTGCAGAACAGCGTCTTCGAGGGGGAGGTAACGAGGGCAGAGTTTGAGAGGATAAAGGCCGGGCTGAGGGAGATAATTGATGAGGACGAGGATTCGGTGGTAATCTACCGCCTCCGCTCCCGACCCTTCAGGGAAATCTTAGGAACGGAAAAGAACCCGCTGGAGGACGTTATTTAAGGCTTCAGCCATTCCCGGTCGATGCTGGCACATATCGGCCTGAAAATGCAGGAGTTGCAGACCCAATTCCTGTTCCCGACGGTTCCTATCCATTTCGGGAACTTCCCCTCCTCAAGCTCCTCCACGGACTCGATGACTCGCTCGGCCCGTTTTATGAACCTCCTGAACAGTCTCTCGTCGAAATCCACTGGGAATATTCTGAATTCAAGGCCGTTCCTGTCGAAGATGTATATGTATCCCCTCTCCTTCCCCAGCATTCCAAGATACGCATTGAGCTGCTCCACCCATTCCTTTGAGGGCTCTGCGTGATCCAGGTCTCGGTTTTTCTTGTTCCTTGACTCGCTTTCGGTGCCTCCCTTCTTCTCGAAGCCCTTGAACTTGAACTCCAGAACATAGTCGCCCTTAACGGCGTCCGCCTTTCCGACGAGGGTCCAGCCGTTTCCGAGTTTGTACTCCACGGGAACCTCAAACTCCGCCCCCTTAACGACCTCGCCGAGCCATCCGTGGAGCGCTGAACCTATCCTGGCCTCCCAGCTCTTTGAGGGGTTGTACGTGTTGAGGTATATTGAGAGGGCCGTCTTTCTCAGACAGTGGCTCAGAGATGTCACCCATATCCTTCTCTCCAGCAGTGGTTTCCCCGAGACGGCGCTCTTTATACGCTCGTTAAATTCTGAAATCTCGTCCG belongs to Thermococcus camini and includes:
- the pdo gene encoding protein disulfide oxidoreductase, whose product is MGLISDADKKVIREEFFSKMTNPVKIIGFTGKEHCQYCDQLKQLVQELSELSDKLTYEFHDFDSEEGRKIAEQYRIDRAPAITLTQDGKDMGVRFFGLPAGHEFGAFLESIVDVSNATTDLMPDSKEELAKVDRDVRILVFVTPTCPYCPLAVRMAHKFAIENTNAGKGKILGDMVEAIEYPEWADKYSVMAVPKIVIIVDGEDKVQFEGAYPEKMFMEKLLAALE
- a CDS encoding CRISPR-associated protein Cas4, which produces MEYPDEISEFNERIKSAVSGKPLLERRIWVTSLSHCLRKTALSIYLNTYNPSKSWEARIGSALHGWLGEVVKGAEFEVPVEYKLGNGWTLVGKADAVKGDYVLEFKFKGFEKKGGTESESRNKKNRDLDHAEPSKEWVEQLNAYLGMLGKERGYIYIFDRNGLEFRIFPVDFDERLFRRFIKRAERVIESVEELEEGKFPKWIGTVGNRNWVCNSCIFRPICASIDREWLKP
- the cas2 gene encoding CRISPR-associated endonuclease Cas2, producing MYIVIVYDVNVRRVNNVKKFLRQHLHWVQNSVFEGEVTRAEFERIKAGLREIIDEDEDSVVIYRLRSRPFREILGTEKNPLEDVI